The genome window AAAAAAGACAGTCATTCTGTTGTGTATGACCTAAAAGCTGTCTTGGATCGAAGCATCGTGACTTTACGAGTTTAATAAAATACCCAATGAAGTCTATTTATACGAACTTTTGGAAGACTCTATTTTTAGCTCTATTTTTTAGTCACTTCATCTATAGTTTAAGTTTCGCGCAGGATAAGAAAGGCAAAAAAAGTAAAGATTTAGTAACTTACTTTCAGATACTTGAGGCGAGAGACAGTGTACAGTCGTCCGTCAACGTTCCGGTCTTCCGGCTCCAGCCAGGAACGGAGATTAGCATTACGGTATCAAGCTTAAACAAAGAAGCCGATCTAGTTTTCAATCCTGTATTGGCGGTAAGAAGTAGCCGCGAAGAAGTAACCCAGATTCCGGGCTACGTACTGGATACAGAAGGGCAAATTGATTTTCCGATGTTGGGAAAAGTAAAGCTGATGAATATGACCACGCAGGAGGCTTCCGAATTGATTAAAGAACCCTTAAGAAAGCACTTGAGTGATCCTTTTGTGACTGTACGAGTATTAAACTTTCAGGTTTCTGTTTTGGGCGAAGTAAATAAGCCAACTGTATTAAATATTCATCGAAGCCGTTTGACGGTGCCCGAAGCCATCAGCATGGCTGGCGATTTAACAATCTATGGCAAGCGCGAATCGGTATTGGTTATCCGTGAAGCTGACGGGAAGCGGGAATTTGGACGTATAGACCTGCACGATCGCAGTTTGTTTAGCTCGCCATATTATTATTTAAAGCCCAATGACGTGATTTATGTCGAGCCGCAGAAATCCAAGAAGTTACTGGCTGGAAAACTATTTCCTTGGCTACCAACTATTTTGAGTGGTCTCTCGCTGATTGGTATTGTAACAGCCAATGTTTTGCGATAATATACTTCACCAATTTATAATAAGTTGAACTAATGAGTTCTGCCAATTCAAAGACATCTGATTTTGGAAACGAAGCGGTTAAGGAATACTATAAATTTCTATTAATCCGCTATTATAAGAATTGGTATTGGTTTGCTATATCATTAGCAGTCTGTACTGCAGTTGCCTACCTATATCTACGCTATACCCAGCCTACATATAGTGTTCAGTCTAGCGTTTTAATAAAAGACGAACAGGCAGGTTCAGCAAAAGAAAATATACTACAGGAGTTGGATATGTTTTCTCCAAAAAAGGTGGTAGAAAACGAAATGGAAATTTTAAAGTCTCGGGCACTAACAGAAAAGGTGGTTGATGAATTAGGATTCGACGTAAGCTATATGGTTGAAGGACGCCTGCGGGATCAAGAGATTTTTATTGATAATGCCTTGCGGATTTACGTAGTAAAAGCTAATGACATAGCTTTTCAAAAGCCTTTCGAGATTTTGATCAATAAAAACCAGGTCGTACTTGAAGGTGTCAGCTACCCATATGGTAAAGTAGTAAAAACTCCCTATGGCTTATTACAATTCCAAAAGCGGTCTGCAAATATTGCCCATCCAAATATTACGGTTAAAATTAATCATAAAGATGATGTTGTTAATGATTTAGTAACCAGTCTGAAAATTTCGCAGCCGCGTCGTTTCTCATCTATTCTAGTCTTAACTCAGGAAACAACTTTGCCCGAAAAGGGGGTTGCCTATCTTAATCGGCTCGTTCATTTTTATGATTTAGCATCCTTAGAAGATAAGAATAAAGTAGCTTCAAATACATTGCGATTTGTTGATGATCGCTTGAAAATTATTGCTAAAGAATTAACCAATGTTGAGCAAAACATAGAAACTTACAAAACTTCATCGGGTATTGTAGATCTAAGTGCGGAATCAACAGTATTTCTTGAAAAGGTAAAAGATAGCGACACTCAATTAAATCAGGTTGCAATTCAGCTTGGTGCTCTACAGGAATTAGAGAAGTATGTGCAAAGTAAGCCTACCAAAGGAAGTATAGTTCCTGCTACGATTGGGTTAGAAGATCCTACTTTATTAGGCCTGATTAAACAAGCCGTTGAATTAGAGTTACAAAGGGAAAAGATAATTAAAACTTTGCCTGAGACAAGTTCGGCTGTTGAAACAATTGATAACCAATTACGAATTACTAAAGCAAATATCTCAGACAATGCAACTTCGTTAAAAAAGGCATTATTAAATGCGCAGCGTAAGTTTCAATCGTCGAATGCGAAATTAGAAGCTTTTATTAGATCTGTTCCGACAAAAGAAAGAAAATTGCTTGATATTTCACGTCAACAAAGCATAAAGGGCGGGTTATATACATATTTATTGCAAAAACGGGAAGAGACTGCTTTGTCTTATGCTTCAACAGTGTCAGATTTAAGAGTAGTTGATCCACCAAAAGCTAATTCAACACCAGTTAGACCAATTCGTCGACTTGTATTTTTTATTACGCTTACTTTAGGCCTTCTAATTCCTACGTTTTTCATCTGGTTAACTGATTTCTTTAATAGTAAAATCGCCCGGAAAGGACAGATAGAAGAGATTACTAAGGTTCCAATTATTGGGGAAGTAGTGCAAGCTAATGTAAGCTCACCGCTCGAAGTAAGTGCAACGAGTCGTTCTGTACTTTCAGAACAAATTCGTGCTCTACGAACTAACATTCAATTTCTTAATACTGATAATGAAAGTAGTCAAACTATATTAGTAACATCTAGTATTAGTGGTGAAGGGAAATCGTTTATTTCTCTTAATCTAGCAGCTAGTTTAGCTATTACTGATCGAAAAGTAATTTTGTTAGAGTTAGACTTGCGAAAACCAAAATTGCATAAGTATTTGAATATTTCTACGGCTAAAGGCGTTTCTAATTATCTAGCAAACCAAGCGACGTTAGACGAAATTGTACTTCCTGTTGAAGGATATCCCAATTTATATTTTATTCCTTGTGGACCTACGCCGCCTAACCCCTCTGAATTATTCAGTACAGAAAGGATGAAACGATTGTTCAATGACTTGAAAGAAAGTTTTGACTTTATTATAGCTGATACTCCTCCTATAGGTTTAGTAAGTGATGCTTTAATACTAGCTAAATACTCTAATATGACGTTGTATATCATACGACATATGTATACGCAAAAGGCTTATCTTAAAAACATTGCTACTCATTATTCGGAAAAGCGTTTTAATAATATGGGATTATTAATAAATGGAATTATTCCGAAAAAAGATTACGAATATAATTATGGCTATGGTGGAGACTATGGCTACGGGTATTCTTATACGAGTGAATATGGATATTCAGAGGATAAAGTAACCAAGAGTAAAAAACCTTGGTATACTAAAATAACAAATTTATGGTGAGGAAATAGAATAAGGAGGAATAACTTATTTTACTATATTATGAAGGAACCTGCGCCTATCAATGTTATTATTATTAATAGTCATCCAATTCAATACTTTGCCCCTTTATATCAGTATATAGCAAAAGATAGCTTTATTAAATTAAACGTTTATTACTGCTCTAATTATGGTTTGAATGCTGAGCTGGATAAATTATTTGGAGTAAATGTAAAATGGGACTTATCGCTATTAGATGGATATTCTTATAAAATTTTAAAAAATAATTCTACCAATCCATCAATATATTCCTTCTGGGGCTTATTGAATTTAGAAATTATCTATCAGTTATGGAAAGCGCCAAAAAGTGTTATATGGATTCACGGATGGGCACATGCAACAAATTGGTTAGCTATTTTTTTTTCGAAAGTATTTGGCCATACGGTATGTTTACGAGGCGAAAGTCCATTATGCCATGAATGGTCTAAAAGTAAACTCTCAAGATTAAGAAGAAAATTGATATTTAAGAGTGTTCTTTTTCCACTAGTTGATCGTTTTTTTTATATTGGTAAGCAAAATAAGGCCTTCTACGAATATTTTGGAGTCAAAGATCAAAAGCTTATTTGGATGCCTTATGCAGTAAATAATGATTTTTTTAGAGAGCAGTACCTAATCAATTATCCTAAAAGAGACGAAATTCGTAGAAGGCTTGGTATTAATCTAAATGATCGAGTTATCCTTTATTCAGGAAAATATACTAATAAAAAACGGCCAATAGATTTATTAAAAGCCTATCATTTGATAAAGCCTTCCAATGTTAGCTTGATATTTATGGGGGAAGGAGATATGCGAAAAGAGTTAGAAAGCTATATTAAAGAAAACCAATTGCAAAATGTTTATCTAACAGGTTTTATTAATCAGTCGGAAATTGCAAATTTTTATTCTATTGCAAATGTTTATGTAATGTGCTCAGGAGTTGGAGAAACTTGGGGTCTGTCTACTAATGAGGCAATGAATTTTAAACTTCCTATTGTATTATCTGATCAAGTTGGCTGCGCAGAAGATCTTTTAGAAGAAGGTCATAATGGTTTTTTATACCAAGCAGGAGATGTCGTTCAATTGAGCTTAATCTTGGAAAAATTATTATCAAAAAATACAGAAGAAATATCTGAAATGGGAGATAAATCTTCTAAAAAAGTAGGTATATATAGTTATGGGACTATCCTCTCTGTAATTAAAGATACCTTCTTAAAATAAGAGTTATGAAAGTATTATTAGTAGGTTATAGCGCTAATTACTCACTTGAGGCCTCGTATTATAGAGCTTTCACAAAGATTGGTGTAATAACAGAATATTTTAATATTTATAATCATTTACAACCTTACATAAAATTTGGAAAAGTAGGTTCATTATTTAATCAATTTATACCTGTAGATATTTGGCAACGAAAAGTTAACCGTGAGTTAGCCCTTTATATTAAAGAGACAAAACCAGATTTAGTTTTAGTTTTCTGCAATGCACCTGTTTTATATAGTACACTTGCATTTGTCAAATCAGTATGTCAAACTAAGTTTATTTTAATATGGCCGGATCCATTGACTAACTTACAAGCCCATGTTCATCAGTCAGCACAACTTTACGATGGAGTTGCAACATATAGTAAAAATTCAGTGCCTATTTTTGAAAAATTAGGTTTTTTGAATGTGAACTGGCTACCACTTGCTGCGGACCCAGAGCTACATAATATATCATCTATACCTCAAAAAAAAGTAAACGATTTAATATTTATTGGTGCATTAAGGCCTGAGCGAGAAGAAACGTTAGCTTATATTGGGAATAACTTCCCCAATATAAAGATGATAATATTGGGAAGCGACTGGCACAGAAATAAGAGCGATGTATTAAAAAAAAGTATTCAAAAAAGGCAAGTTGTAGGTAAAGAATACTCGCTAATGCTTAATCAAAGCAAAATAAATCTAAACATTATTGATAATACTTGCTTTCCAGCTGCTAATATGCGGTTTTTTGAAATACCAATTTCGAGTGGATTGCAACTAGCAAGCGTTTGTCCTGAATTTGATGATGAGTTTCAAGACGAACTGTCGGTTTTATACTACAACAATAAAGAAAATCTGTTGAGTCGAATTGAATGGATTCTAACAAATTCTTCTACAGCCAATAATATTATTAGGGAAAGTTATCAGTTAGTAAAAAATAAGCATACCTATCTTGAAAGAGTAAATAAATTGGTGTCAATTTGGGCATCTTAATGCAAAAAAATTACTAAGTAGACTCAACATATAATGGTTATAGTTTCTTGTTCAGGTAAGTTCCACGCCTTTAATCTAGCCGAACAGTTAGAAAGGAGAGCTATTTTAACAAAACTATATACCTTATATGCACATCAGAAGAATACTCTGATGAAACGTTTTGTCTCTCGTATTGATAAAGAAATAATTTGCCCTAAAAATATATCAACAAATATTCATTTAGCTATTATAGCACGATTAAACTTAAAATCTCATTATGAGCTTAATGAAGAATTTGACAAATGGGCTGCAAAAAGTATAAAGCAGAATCCTGACTTATATAAAATAATTATTGGTTGGAGTGGAATGTCGCTAAATACAATACGTCAAGCAAAACTAGATAATAAAATAACAATAATAGAACGAGGATCTAGTCACATAAGATATCAAAATGAAATACTAATTGACGAATATAAACGCTATGGACTCAATTTCAGTATTGATGCAAAAACAATAGATAAAGAGGAAGCAGAGTATTCTGAAGCAGATTTTATTACTATTCCCTCGCAATTTGTAAAGCAAACATTTTTAGAGAATTCAATACCAGAAGCAAAGTTAATTCATATTCCATATGGGGTTAGTTTGTATTTTAACAAAGAAAATTTGGATATCAAAAATAATAAAAGATTCAAAATACTTTATTTGGGCACTCTTAGTATAAGAAAAGGATTAGTATATCTATTTGAAGCTATTAAACTTTTAACGCTAAAAGAAACAGAATATGAAGTTTGGTTTATTGGAAATGTTTCCAAAGAAATTGAGCCTTTCTTAGAAAAAAATATTAAAAACAATTGGAAAATATTTGGTCATGTTAATCACTATAAATTAGCTGACTATATAGTGCAATGTGATATAGGTATACAGCCGTCAATAGAAGAAGGCTTATCTATGGTTATTCCGCAAATGCTTGGCTGTGGAGTTCCAGTTATTGCGACCTATAATACGGGTGCTGGAGATTTTATTAAAAATGGTGTTAATGGATATATTATTCCAATTAGATCTTCAAGAGCAATATCCGATCATATTACTTTGCTATACGAAAATAAAATACTTTTAAATGAATTAAAGCAACATGCTTCACTTTTACAAAAAGAATATAGTTGGGATGACTATGGAACAAGTTATGGCTCAATATTAAACAGTCTACTCTAATATATTAAATATTCATAAACTTTTTTGTGTAAAATTATGGTGAAGTTTAATATTATAATGTATTACGTTCAAAATGGGTTTTAAAAATAAAGTTATTAGTAAGTTAAATTTATTAAGTGACTGGAAGAATATAAGTTTTTTAGGTAGTGGACATATCTTAAGTGCACTTTTAACATTACTGTATGGAAAACTCATTTCTATATATATATTACCAAATGATCTAGGTGTATATAATCTTGAATTAACTGGTATGTTACTCTTTTATAGCGTCGTTATAAATCCAATTATACAAAGCTATATGAAGGAGTTGCAAGTTGCCAATCAGGACAAAGTAGTACATTATTATAGTACATTCTTGCTAAAAATATATTTGTTTATTTTAATAGCATCTCTAATATACTCTTTTTGTTTTAATCATAGGCTTTATGTGGTATTGATTGTTCTTAGTGGTATAAGCCAAAGCTCTTTTATGTTCTTAAACTCATATCTAAATTTGTCTTTTAAATATAAAAGTATTGCTTTTATTCAAGCCATAAATCCCTTTATCAATTTAGTTATATTAAATGTTTTAATTGTTTTTTTTGCTGCAAACTCAGTTTTACTGTGGACTAATTATATATTTCTTTATTTTATTTTAACATTATTAGTTCTATTTCGTTTATATAAATTAAAATTACTTGGCGATATTAATTTAGGTAAAGTAAGTAAGATAGATAAAATAATTATGTTTAAAAGCCTTTACAAGTATGTAAGGCCATTACTGGTTTACACAATTTTTGGATGGATAGTTAACTATGCGGATAGATATATAATTGACTATTATTTAAATAAGACAGAAGTAGGATACTATGCTACTGGTTATGGGCTAGGGGCTAAAATAGCCATTGTTGCTGCGCCTTTTAATCAATATTTGATGCCTATCGTTTATAAATATAGAAAAGATAAAGTATTATCCAGTAAGGTAAACGTAATTATATATAAGTACATGTTATTGTTTTTTGTTCTTTCATTACCATTATGTATATTTCTATTTATATTCTATAACCAAATTGGTATTTTACTACTATCTCAACTGTATAATAAATCTTTTTATATTATTCCTGTAATTGCTTTAGCCTATGTCTTTTCACATACATGTCAATTTATGGAAGTTAAGTTTTATTCTTATGGTGCTACTAAATATATTTTTTATGGAATGCTTTTTAACTTTTTAATAAACTTACCATTTAATATAATGTTAGTACCATCCTTTGGTATGATAGGAGCTGCTTATGCTACCTTAGCAGGTTATTTTGTTCAATTTTGCGTGATTTTATATCTGTTTAATTTTAAATATATTGAAATTAGATAATTTAAATTCTATAACCGACAATTAATCGTCTTAATGTCTGGATATATTGTATATGATAAATTATAAAATTATAGCCTTATTACTGGTTAATGTAATATTATTTCTTATCGGTTTTAATTTATTTGAGTCATTTTCAATTATAATCTTTATTTATTTGATAAGTGACTTTATTAATAAATTTAGTCGTGAAATTGTGATTCTTGAATTAATTGCTATATATGCATTTTTATGTTGGCTAATATCTCCAATATTGTGTTATTATTTTTTTGATGAGAATTCTTATCATGGATCCTTATGGGGTACTTATATGCCTATAGATTCTGTAAGTTACCTTTCATATTCCTTGCCTGCAGTTGTAGCTTTTGTTTTCGGTTTAAGACTTAATGCTTTTAACTCATTACCAATATCTTTTCAAGAAATAAAATCTGATTTACGCTCTTACCTAAAAGATAAAGGCTTTATTAGTACTTATTTATGTATTATAGGTATAAGCTGTCATATCATAGCACTTTATGTTCCATCATCTATTAAAAGTATATTAGAGATAATTGCCTTCTCTTACTACGCTGCTATATTTTATGCGTATTATTCTAATTATACTTATAAAAAAGCAATAATCTTGATATGTGTTGCCTTTATACTATATGATATAGTTCGGTCTGGAATGTTTGGTAATCCACTCTTCGTTTTTGTGATAGGTATTATTATTATTTGTTATGGAGCAGATCTTAACTACAAAATTAAATATTTTATATTTGGTATTGGTATAATTTTTATAGCCTTAATACAGTCATTAAAAGCTGATTATAGAGCAAAGTCTTGGTCAGGCTCTGAAAAAATAGCAGATACTGCTTATATGTATCAGTTAGTAACAGAACGTATAGCAAATCCTAAAATACTTGTAGAACCAGATCATATATATGGGTTAGTAAACCGTTTTAATAATGGATTATACGTTGCAAGAGCTATACAATATGTGCCCATTAATGAGCCATATGCATACGGCGAAACCATTCTAATTAGTATTTTATCAACATTTGTTCCTAGGTTTGCTTGGGTTGATAAGCCAAAAACAGGGGGTGAATATATGACTTGCCGATTCTTAGGAGATTGTCTTCATGAAGAGCATAGCTACAATATTGGAATTTTAGGAGAGGCTTATGTGAACTTTTCAAGTATTGGCGGTTGTGTTTTTATGTTTTTCTATGGATTACTACTTAACTATTTATTTTCATTTAGTTTGCGATTGTATTCGGTAAGGCCAACTATCATTTTATGGTTACCAATACTCTGGGTGACTGCCGTAGGAATAGAAACTGATTTCTTGACTGTTTTTAATAGCTTTATGAAGTCGGCTTTGATTGTATTTATTTTATACAAATCAATAGAGTTACTAAGGTCTATAAAAATATGAAAAAGACGGTATTAATATATAGAAAAGATAGAGCTAATTTTAAGAGCATTGAAAAGGTTTTTGACGCAATAACCCAAGAGTTATTATTAGATAAAGTGAAATTGCCTCAGCATTCAACAAGCATACTTAATGTTCTAAAGAATATTTTTTTTCTAAGAAACGTTGAAAGTGATATCATTCATATAACAGGTGATGCTCATTATTCAATTTTGTGCCTGCCTAAGTATAAAAAGGTAGTATTAACAATACATGATTGCGTTCTCTTGCACAGGTTATCAAAATATACGCTAAAATATTGGGTGTATTATTTCTTTTGGTACAAGCTACCGATGATTAGAGCTGATGTTATAACTACTATATCTGAGAAAACAAAACAGGACCTTTTGAAGATAAGTGAAAAAATAACCGATAAAATTAAAATAATATACAATCCTATAGATAACGAATTTGATAAAATAGAAAAAGGATTCAATACAGCTTATCCGATATTACTTCAAGTTGGTACAGGATTTAATAAAAACTTAGAAAATATTATTCACGCTATTGCTAGTATTAAATGTAAACTTATTATTGTCGGCAAATTATGCCGATCTCAAGAGCAATTATTAAATCAATTTCATATAGACTATGATAATTTTTTTGATATAGACAAATCTATTTTAATAGAAAAATATATAGAATCAGATATTGTTTTATTTGCCTCAACCTATGAAGGATTTGGGTTGCCGATTTTAGAGGCTCAGTCTATTGGTAGGGTATTAATAACTAGCAAAATAAGCCCAATGATAGAAATTGCTGGTGAAGGTGCTTATTTTGTTGATCCATTTGATCCTAATTCTATTCGAAAGGCTATACTAGAACTTTTGAATAATGATTCTTTAAGAGAAAAATTAATAACACATGGGTACAGTAATCTTATTAGGTTTGAATTAAGTTCGATTGCTCAACAATATGCAGCTATTTATAACTATATTTAGTTAGATCGTTATGGAAAACGTTAAAAAAAAAATATTGATCTTTATAGAGCGGTTTACACCTTCATACAAATCGGGAGGACCTGTTAGATCAA of Tellurirhabdus bombi contains these proteins:
- a CDS encoding polysaccharide biosynthesis/export family protein, whose amino-acid sequence is MKSIYTNFWKTLFLALFFSHFIYSLSFAQDKKGKKSKDLVTYFQILEARDSVQSSVNVPVFRLQPGTEISITVSSLNKEADLVFNPVLAVRSSREEVTQIPGYVLDTEGQIDFPMLGKVKLMNMTTQEASELIKEPLRKHLSDPFVTVRVLNFQVSVLGEVNKPTVLNIHRSRLTVPEAISMAGDLTIYGKRESVLVIREADGKREFGRIDLHDRSLFSSPYYYLKPNDVIYVEPQKSKKLLAGKLFPWLPTILSGLSLIGIVTANVLR
- a CDS encoding glycosyltransferase family 4 protein, whose product is MKEPAPINVIIINSHPIQYFAPLYQYIAKDSFIKLNVYYCSNYGLNAELDKLFGVNVKWDLSLLDGYSYKILKNNSTNPSIYSFWGLLNLEIIYQLWKAPKSVIWIHGWAHATNWLAIFFSKVFGHTVCLRGESPLCHEWSKSKLSRLRRKLIFKSVLFPLVDRFFYIGKQNKAFYEYFGVKDQKLIWMPYAVNNDFFREQYLINYPKRDEIRRRLGINLNDRVILYSGKYTNKKRPIDLLKAYHLIKPSNVSLIFMGEGDMRKELESYIKENQLQNVYLTGFINQSEIANFYSIANVYVMCSGVGETWGLSTNEAMNFKLPIVLSDQVGCAEDLLEEGHNGFLYQAGDVVQLSLILEKLLSKNTEEISEMGDKSSKKVGIYSYGTILSVIKDTFLK
- a CDS encoding lipopolysaccharide biosynthesis protein, with translation MGFKNKVISKLNLLSDWKNISFLGSGHILSALLTLLYGKLISIYILPNDLGVYNLELTGMLLFYSVVINPIIQSYMKELQVANQDKVVHYYSTFLLKIYLFILIASLIYSFCFNHRLYVVLIVLSGISQSSFMFLNSYLNLSFKYKSIAFIQAINPFINLVILNVLIVFFAANSVLLWTNYIFLYFILTLLVLFRLYKLKLLGDINLGKVSKIDKIIMFKSLYKYVRPLLVYTIFGWIVNYADRYIIDYYLNKTEVGYYATGYGLGAKIAIVAAPFNQYLMPIVYKYRKDKVLSSKVNVIIYKYMLLFFVLSLPLCIFLFIFYNQIGILLLSQLYNKSFYIIPVIALAYVFSHTCQFMEVKFYSYGATKYIFYGMLFNFLINLPFNIMLVPSFGMIGAAYATLAGYFVQFCVILYLFNFKYIEIR
- a CDS encoding glycosyltransferase family 4 protein → MKRFVSRIDKEIICPKNISTNIHLAIIARLNLKSHYELNEEFDKWAAKSIKQNPDLYKIIIGWSGMSLNTIRQAKLDNKITIIERGSSHIRYQNEILIDEYKRYGLNFSIDAKTIDKEEAEYSEADFITIPSQFVKQTFLENSIPEAKLIHIPYGVSLYFNKENLDIKNNKRFKILYLGTLSIRKGLVYLFEAIKLLTLKETEYEVWFIGNVSKEIEPFLEKNIKNNWKIFGHVNHYKLADYIVQCDIGIQPSIEEGLSMVIPQMLGCGVPVIATYNTGAGDFIKNGVNGYIIPIRSSRAISDHITLLYENKILLNELKQHASLLQKEYSWDDYGTSYGSILNSLL
- a CDS encoding glycosyltransferase family 4 protein, with the translated sequence MKKTVLIYRKDRANFKSIEKVFDAITQELLLDKVKLPQHSTSILNVLKNIFFLRNVESDIIHITGDAHYSILCLPKYKKVVLTIHDCVLLHRLSKYTLKYWVYYFFWYKLPMIRADVITTISEKTKQDLLKISEKITDKIKIIYNPIDNEFDKIEKGFNTAYPILLQVGTGFNKNLENIIHAIASIKCKLIIVGKLCRSQEQLLNQFHIDYDNFFDIDKSILIEKYIESDIVLFASTYEGFGLPILEAQSIGRVLITSKISPMIEIAGEGAYFVDPFDPNSIRKAILELLNNDSLREKLITHGYSNLIRFELSSIAQQYAAIYNYI
- a CDS encoding CgeB family protein, whose product is MKVLLVGYSANYSLEASYYRAFTKIGVITEYFNIYNHLQPYIKFGKVGSLFNQFIPVDIWQRKVNRELALYIKETKPDLVLVFCNAPVLYSTLAFVKSVCQTKFILIWPDPLTNLQAHVHQSAQLYDGVATYSKNSVPIFEKLGFLNVNWLPLAADPELHNISSIPQKKVNDLIFIGALRPEREETLAYIGNNFPNIKMIILGSDWHRNKSDVLKKSIQKRQVVGKEYSLMLNQSKINLNIIDNTCFPAANMRFFEIPISSGLQLASVCPEFDDEFQDELSVLYYNNKENLLSRIEWILTNSSTANNIIRESYQLVKNKHTYLERVNKLVSIWAS
- a CDS encoding GumC family protein, coding for MSSANSKTSDFGNEAVKEYYKFLLIRYYKNWYWFAISLAVCTAVAYLYLRYTQPTYSVQSSVLIKDEQAGSAKENILQELDMFSPKKVVENEMEILKSRALTEKVVDELGFDVSYMVEGRLRDQEIFIDNALRIYVVKANDIAFQKPFEILINKNQVVLEGVSYPYGKVVKTPYGLLQFQKRSANIAHPNITVKINHKDDVVNDLVTSLKISQPRRFSSILVLTQETTLPEKGVAYLNRLVHFYDLASLEDKNKVASNTLRFVDDRLKIIAKELTNVEQNIETYKTSSGIVDLSAESTVFLEKVKDSDTQLNQVAIQLGALQELEKYVQSKPTKGSIVPATIGLEDPTLLGLIKQAVELELQREKIIKTLPETSSAVETIDNQLRITKANISDNATSLKKALLNAQRKFQSSNAKLEAFIRSVPTKERKLLDISRQQSIKGGLYTYLLQKREETALSYASTVSDLRVVDPPKANSTPVRPIRRLVFFITLTLGLLIPTFFIWLTDFFNSKIARKGQIEEITKVPIIGEVVQANVSSPLEVSATSRSVLSEQIRALRTNIQFLNTDNESSQTILVTSSISGEGKSFISLNLAASLAITDRKVILLELDLRKPKLHKYLNISTAKGVSNYLANQATLDEIVLPVEGYPNLYFIPCGPTPPNPSELFSTERMKRLFNDLKESFDFIIADTPPIGLVSDALILAKYSNMTLYIIRHMYTQKAYLKNIATHYSEKRFNNMGLLINGIIPKKDYEYNYGYGGDYGYGYSYTSEYGYSEDKVTKSKKPWYTKITNLW